Below is a window of Leptospira saintgironsiae DNA.
CGATCCCTTCTATAAAACTTTTATGAGATCTTTCTGATCTAGGAAGAGTAGAATAAGTAAAATTGACTAGAAAAAGTAAGCTTACATAAGAGAAAAAAATAATATGAGAGATAGATCTTATTCCAAATCTAAAGTTCTCAAATTCCAAAGAACGGAATACTAAAGCAGCAAATATCAGAAGTCCTATAACAGAAGAGACCCAGAACTCAAAAAAATAACCTTCCCACCAAGTATAAAATACAAAAGAAGGAATCAGCCAAAAGAATAAAAGAATGAGTTCTGTTTTGTAGGACTTCCAGAGACGTATCCAATTTAAGAATGCTAAAAATAAGATTCCGATCCAAAATCCTAGATTTAAATTATAAGGGAGACTTTTGAGAGATGTAAGATCGTTTGCATTGATCCTAAGTCCATTTTTCACACCTTCGAAATTTAAGAAAGCGTCTCCAATCCCTCTATAAAAATTCATGATATAATTTTTAGGTCCAGGAGCTGCTCCCCATTTTTCTTGAGAAGCATATAAGAATAGCCAATTTGCAAAATTCTTTTCACTTGCAATCGGAGCAGTTAAGTTTCTTTCTAAAAGAATAAATCCAACATATAAATAAGAAAGTGTAAGAATAAGTACTACTGAGAATAAATATACGAAGATAAGTTTTAGTTTATAAGAAAATTCGAAACTTCTTCCTCTCCATTTATCTGCAAGCAGAACCGAAGCTGGCACGAATGTTAAAAAAATAGTATCTGATTGGTGGAAATAAACATTCCAAACTTGCAAAAATCCTGCGATGTACAGTTTTCCAGGAGACCAACCGTTTTTAGAATTCCAAATGCAGAGTAAGAATAATGAAGCAGTAAAACAAGAATGAATGAGTGGGGTATCGTTATGCTGGGCGTAAAACCAAAACCCTTGGGAACAATGAACAGCCAGTCCCAAAAGAACAGCCCCAATTATATCCTTATACAATCTCCAATAGGAGAGCATAAGTATAAAAATAAAAAAGGACGCTACTACTAAAACTCTAAGCCTGAGTCCGAACATTGCAGAGTCAGGTCCATGGAACCAATACCAAAATTTTAAATATAATAATCCTGTACTTTCAAAACCGATATGGTGAGGATTGAAGAATACTTTCCAGTATTTATTGGTAACTATATTATGAGTGTATACGATTGAATCCCAATCATAATGTCTTGATAAAAATCTAAGATCGAATAAGAATAAGATCCCGGTAAAACAAATCAGGAATAAAAAGCCTGCCCAAAGTGAAGGGGAACGAAAAATATTTTCTCCCTTTTTAAGGAACTCCAGACTTTCTAGAGAACGTTTAAACATTAAACGGATCTAAAAACGGAAGATAAAAAATCTCGATTATATTTGGAGAAAAAATAAGGAGATTCTGCAAGAACTGAATTTTCAGTTTCAGAAAGATGAATTCTAAAAGACAATTTTTCCAAACCTAAAAGTGAACGAAACCACCCTGATTTATGATGGATCTGTAAACCAGTTTGGTCTGGATTCCAACGAATTGTTTCTTTTCCTAAAAATCCCCATTTGGTAACTGCGAGTCTATTTTCTTCCGTAACAAAAGTTTGGAATAAATTCTTTCTTAAGAATCGAACTAGATCCAAAAAGAAAGCAAATGCAATATAAGAGATCACAAATAGTGCAGTGTAATCATAGAGTCTTTTGTCAGTTAGTAGAGAAAGTTTTAGCACTTTGGTGATTTGTAGTAATTCTACAAATTTGAAAATCCAAGTCGAAACTAAGGTTCTTAAAGGGAATAGATAAAATAAAAATACTCCGAAAACCGCGGTCGTAAAGAAAGGAGGTATATAATTAATTCTTAATTTACTTTTTTTGATCTTGGAAGATCTGATTTCCGTCTCGGAATTCTCCCAATTCCACCATACGGATTTGGATATATCGGATTTGTTCATATATAAGGGCCTAGGAGTTTTTCTTTCTTGATTTCCAAAGTTCTACGAGAGAGTTTTCGACCTGCTTTGCGGTGGAATCCCAAGACCAATCGTTTCTACTCGGCTTTCTGCCATAGATCCCTTTTTTACCGGTCAGGGAAAGTGCGTTTTTCCAAGCCTCTAAATTCTTAGGAGAAACGAAAGAATCCGTAAATTCATCTAAAACCTCGTGAAACACAGGAATATCCGAAACTATACAAGGTTTGTTCTCTCGGATCGCTTCTAATAAAGGAAGACCAAAACCTTCATGCAAAGAAGGAAATACAAAGTAAGAGCAATTTTTGTAAAGCCAACCCAGCTTTGAATCATCTGGGTTTTCTATAAAATAAACTCCGTCCTTCTCTAAACCGCCTTCTTTCAAAAGAGAGGTTAGCCCCTCTGATTTCCAACCCAGTCTTCCGGCAAGAACAAGAGGATAGGGGAAGTTCGGTTCTTCTTTTTTTAGAGACAGATAGGCTTCTACAAGAGTGTTTAAATTTTTTCTAGGTTCTAATGTTCCTACGGAGAATAAGAAATTTTTAGGCAGAGTTTTTTCAGGAGGAGATATTGATCCAAAACCTTGTACTCCTGGATAGACTACTTCTAATTTTGATTCTAATTCAGGTAAAAAGTTTAGAATATCGTTTTGCGTATTCTGGGAAAGACAAAGTACTTTATCTGCTTTTTTTAATGTGATGGGTGACATGATCTTATGCTGCCAATAATTTGCAGTGGTCATTGTCTCAGGCGCAGATCTGAAATTTAGATCATGATAATTTACTAAAGTAGGGACTTTCAAACCGAATGCAGGAAGTAATTGTAGGGTTCCCCAAAACAGATCTATTCTATGTTTTTTTACCAAAGAAGGTATGGTAAAGTTTAGCCATAAAACTCCTGGAAGTTTACTCGGAATAAAAGTAGGAGTAAGCCCGATCAGATGATTGAATACAGGATGAATTGGTTTATTCGAATAAAGATAATATTCTAAAGGAGAATCTGGGCGTAAAAGTCTTTCTAAAACTTCTGCAAGGTATCTGGAATTTCCAGTGATCCCGTAAGACAAGGGCCTTGCATCTACTGCCACCCTTGGTTTGTATTTTAAATTTTCCTTTTTTAGCATAGTATTCTAACTACTAACTAGTTCTATCCGAATAGAAAGTGCATACATATTGTATTAAAGAAGTGTATAATAAGAAGGAGAACATCAGTATTGCTTCTTCTGCTATATTCCCTATAAAACTTCTGTTTAAGAGTAATACTAATATGGAAATGGAGATAAAGATCGTAGCAGATCTATATTCTATCAATTTTGATTTCCATTTTTCCCAAACCAAATACGGTTCTCCCTGTTCTGGCCAAAGTTTAGAGAGAGCAAATGCAGTTGGGAATAATAAGAATACAAATGCGTGAATCCAAGAGATCCCGCTGAAAATTACAGAGAAGAAAAATAGTCCAGATAGAACAAATCCTTCTGAAGCACCTTTATATACTCTGTATAAATAAGGACCTGCAATTCCTAAACTTAAAATTCCAGAGATGATCTTTACTTGATTCACTGTCAAAGTACTAAATGGCATCCCGAATCTTCCCTGGTTTAGTAAATCAGAATATGCTAAAAAGTATTTTGCCAGGGTAGAATTCAAACTCTGGTTATTCTTCCAAGCACGTAAAGCAGGAGACTTTAGATATTTGTCTAAAACTAGATCATACCAGGTTTGGTTCATCTTCCATGTGAACTCTGGATTGTATAATGCAGGTAGCGCAATCCAACCTAAGGCAAAGATGACCGTATAAACGATCACCATTGGTCTTTTTTTGTATAAGAAATAAAACAAGAATGCAGCAGGGGTGATCTTGATCACGATTGCAAGTGCTAAGACAAGCCCGGACAACCAATCCTTTTTCACAGAAACAGAAATCAAAATCAATAATAAGAGCAAGAATCCAACTTGATTATTGTTCTGATGGTTCTCTACAAATCGCAAAGATAAAAGTAAAACTGCAGATAAGAATAAAAATGATTTCTCTCTACCTAAAAGTTTTCCGATCAGAAGAAGGCTTAAGACCAAAGCTATAAAATTGATCGTAAAAAATATTCCCGATGCTAGTTCGAAAGGAAGACCTGCAATTGGGATGAGTAAGAAGGCAAAAGTTGGCGGATAAATATAGGAGCCTACATTTTCCACTTTTGCTTTGATCCTAAAGAACACTTCTGGATCAAATATCTGGTCTATTTTTAATTTGCCACTTTCGAATTCTTGGACCACTTCAGATAGCGCATCCAAGCTGTATAAGTCCTTGCCTTGTTTAAAATTACGGGAGGCTTCGTAATAGTCTGAAAAATCGGAAGATTGTTCCGTGCGACTGAACCCGTTTGCGTAAAGGAAAGCTAAGAATAGAAAGAATGCTAAAACAGGGCCGGACTTTTTGAGGTCGATCCGCATTCAGGTACTCTTTTCTGTCCGCCCGAAAAAGCCAAGAAATTAAAAATCGGTTCCCGAATTCTTCGGATCCAATTCATTGGAAGAATGGAATTCCAAGATCTCTCTGATTTTGATTTCGAACTTCCCGAGGATCAGATCGCAAAATTCCCTGCGGCCAAAAGAGATAAGAGCAGGCTGCTTGTTTTAGGAAGGACCCAAAATTTTTTAAAAGAAGAAACTGAATTTTCCAAAATACTAAACTATCTCCAAGAAGGAGATGTATTGGTAGCGAATGCAACCAGGGTTTCCAAACGAAGAGTGTTCCTGGTAACTAAAACAGGAAGAAGACATGAGGCAATGTTCCTTACTGAAACAGAACCTGGGGTTTGGAAAACACTTACTAGAAATTCTAAAAAACTGAAGTTAGGAGATACAATTTCAGACGAGGCCACTGGAAAATTTCTTTTTTCAGTCATAAGAAAAGAAGAAGAATTTACTATCTTTCAATCCGAACTGCCTCTTGATGAAAACTCATTTGAAACAATAGGTAGAACTCCAATCCCTCCTTATTTCAAAAGAGAAAGTACATCAGAGGATGATGTTCGTTACCAAACTGTATATTCTAAAAATTTAGGTTCTGTTGCTGCTCCTACAGCAGGTTTACATTTTACTCCGGAATTATTAGAAGAGTTGAAAAAACGAAACATAGAATTTCTAAAACTAGAATTGAAAGTTGGTTATGGGACATTCCAGTCCTTAAACGAAGATCATTTTGCGAATAAAAAATTACATGAAGAAGAATTTGATCTTCCACTCGAAACAAAAAACGTTTTAGATTTAGCAAAGAAGAATGGTAAAAGAATAATTTCTGTAGGCACTACTACACTTAGAGCTTTAGAATCCGCTTACGATCCAAATACCAAAACATTCAGATCGGGAGAAGGAAAAACGAGACTGTTTTTGCAGCCAGAAGATTCTATCCTGAGTTGTGAAGGTTTGATCACTAATTTTCACCTTCCTCAAAGTAGCTTACTTTTATTAGTAAGCGCATTTGCAGAAAAAGAAAAAATACTGAAGGCCTACAAATTCGCCATA
It encodes the following:
- a CDS encoding LIC20162 family protein; translated protein: MNKSDISKSVWWNWENSETEIRSSKIKKSKLRINYIPPFFTTAVFGVFLFYLFPLRTLVSTWIFKFVELLQITKVLKLSLLTDKRLYDYTALFVISYIAFAFFLDLVRFLRKNLFQTFVTEENRLAVTKWGFLGKETIRWNPDQTGLQIHHKSGWFRSLLGLEKLSFRIHLSETENSVLAESPYFFSKYNRDFLSSVFRSV
- a CDS encoding glycosyltransferase family 4 protein, which gives rise to MLKKENLKYKPRVAVDARPLSYGITGNSRYLAEVLERLLRPDSPLEYYLYSNKPIHPVFNHLIGLTPTFIPSKLPGVLWLNFTIPSLVKKHRIDLFWGTLQLLPAFGLKVPTLVNYHDLNFRSAPETMTTANYWQHKIMSPITLKKADKVLCLSQNTQNDILNFLPELESKLEVVYPGVQGFGSISPPEKTLPKNFLFSVGTLEPRKNLNTLVEAYLSLKKEEPNFPYPLVLAGRLGWKSEGLTSLLKEGGLEKDGVYFIENPDDSKLGWLYKNCSYFVFPSLHEGFGLPLLEAIRENKPCIVSDIPVFHEVLDEFTDSFVSPKNLEAWKNALSLTGKKGIYGRKPSRNDWSWDSTAKQVENSLVELWKSRKKNS
- a CDS encoding glycosyltransferase family 87 protein, whose translation is MRIDLKKSGPVLAFFLFLAFLYANGFSRTEQSSDFSDYYEASRNFKQGKDLYSLDALSEVVQEFESGKLKIDQIFDPEVFFRIKAKVENVGSYIYPPTFAFLLIPIAGLPFELASGIFFTINFIALVLSLLLIGKLLGREKSFLFLSAVLLLSLRFVENHQNNNQVGFLLLLLILISVSVKKDWLSGLVLALAIVIKITPAAFLFYFLYKKRPMVIVYTVIFALGWIALPALYNPEFTWKMNQTWYDLVLDKYLKSPALRAWKNNQSLNSTLAKYFLAYSDLLNQGRFGMPFSTLTVNQVKIISGILSLGIAGPYLYRVYKGASEGFVLSGLFFFSVIFSGISWIHAFVFLLFPTAFALSKLWPEQGEPYLVWEKWKSKLIEYRSATIFISISILVLLLNRSFIGNIAEEAILMFSFLLYTSLIQYVCTFYSDRTS
- the queA gene encoding tRNA preQ1(34) S-adenosylmethionine ribosyltransferase-isomerase QueA, translating into MEFQDLSDFDFELPEDQIAKFPAAKRDKSRLLVLGRTQNFLKEETEFSKILNYLQEGDVLVANATRVSKRRVFLVTKTGRRHEAMFLTETEPGVWKTLTRNSKKLKLGDTISDEATGKFLFSVIRKEEEFTIFQSELPLDENSFETIGRTPIPPYFKRESTSEDDVRYQTVYSKNLGSVAAPTAGLHFTPELLEELKKRNIEFLKLELKVGYGTFQSLNEDHFANKKLHEEEFDLPLETKNVLDLAKKNGKRIISVGTTTLRALESAYDPNTKTFRSGEGKTRLFLQPEDSILSCEGLITNFHLPQSSLLLLVSAFAEKEKILKAYKFAIEQNFRFFSYGDSMLILDPEKV